A genomic region of Bombus terrestris chromosome 12, iyBomTerr1.2, whole genome shotgun sequence contains the following coding sequences:
- the LOC100650573 gene encoding endothelin-converting enzyme homolog isoform X1 → MKFTWIIVFLAAIAADVNSILNKSFGLRWLLSVSTEESKIKEERPLCLTQQCKYLANSLRESMNQSVNPCEDFYEYSCGNWPKHNPLPVDENRWNFLIKAERKVDDRLKEIMEEEAKADDLRATKFAKMAFKACLDTDEIERIGLQPLVSTMWRTGGWPLIMEKDEWDQEIYKWQIVDDYYARLTGLNSFHDVQVPMRYLIYNKRSRLSVDTPRLSAKVDRLLDFDEIYVASSEEDDREEGSQEQGSEEWPRSKEDDEFKTLEKKIVKKNINNRTFRGERINEKIETMKKHVIEIQLKEGTKGAIMHAGVGNKRRYVERIVKSWERELIYKSDSLEKSTETNNGKNHERMEDTNNDLYFNDDDNESEGISADQAEYNSGGKIDENDEENDNSNNAASGSGSGDYEWDDEDGNGSGDYERDDDDSSGNGSGDYRDDDNENRDDDDSDNYDETSKKDMEVENKRKMYAEYILNVSIALSEARGVSIPRERLLEDIGDLLKFQIRLLTYIQKYKKALTAELKALQNRYDALKARTENGKINWITKIKDVFATGGMEIPDDYVLTSADGYIKALTKLLDRTPSRIIVNYIHWNFLSKVIHATTKKMRELYYNWDGKVPTRRTNYCVEEMDAVNILGYEYVKRYLPEDVLQAASDTVNDIQREVEYRVKNSTWMDIQVGDIILDKLIYAKKQIEYPKSYRNITIMKEHFRGLSASKSHFENMLSVMRYKKRRNLKTLFSEKDASGAFEERTSGNFNPLLVNTMFSPWQNSIQRTTANFQHLLFDFRQPWYTSYGIIGLVMSHQINHGFSIIDRMFDKDDDIAVWPHKMKEAYRKRAQCFKDQFTRYGVLEKKVGDSTPQNYGLQTSDENIADTMALNSAFKAYKRRLRECGKSDVMLPGLEHMSNEQLFFLSFANLWCEVIKPDKLKEEIRDDLHRPGLLKVIASMSNSKDFAEAYNCPLNSPMNPTEKCSIWE, encoded by the exons ATGAAATTCACATGGATTAT cGTATTTTTGGCTGCCATTGCGGCCGATGTCAATAGCATCTTGAATAAATCCTTTGGTTTACGCTGGTTATTAAGTGTAAGTACAGAAGAAtcaaaaataaaggaagaacgACCGCTTTGCCTCACCCAACAATGCAAGTACCTTG CGAATTCATTACGAGAGAGTATGAACCAAAGCGTGAATCCATGCGAAGATTTCTACGAGTATTCGTGTGGCAATTGGCCAAAACATAATCCACTTCCTGTTGACGAAAACCGATGGAATTTCTTAATTAAGGCAGAAAGAAAGGTTGATGACCGTCTTAAAG AAATTATGGAGGAAGAAGCGAAAGCTGATGATCTGCGCGCAACAAAATTCGCTAAAATGGCGTTTAAAGCTTGCTTGGACACAG ACGAGATAGAAAGAATTGGTCTCCAGCCACTTGTATCTACAATGTGGAGGACAGGTGGCTGGCCATTAATAATGGAGAAAGATGAATGGGATCAGGAAATATATAAATGGCAAATTGTGGACGATTACTATGCTCGTTTGACAGGATTAAATAGTTTCCATGATGTACAGGTTCCCATGAGGTACTTGATCTATAATAAAAGATCAAGGCTGTCT GTCGATACTCCTCGATTATCGGCAAAAGTGGACAGACTTCTAGATTTCGATGAAATCTACGTGGCTAGCAGCGAAGAAGACGACCGCGAAGAAGGAAGTCAAGAACAAGGTAGCGAAGAATGGCCACGCTCTAAAGAAGACGATGAATTTAAAACCCTAGAAAAgaaaatcgttaaaaaaaatattaataatcgtaCGTTTCGGGGcgaaagaataaatgaaaagatcGAGACGATGAAGAAACATGTCATCGAGATACAGTTGAAAGAAGGAACGAAAGGGGCCATAATGCACGCAGGAGTTGGTAACAAGAGACGATACGTGGAAAGAATTGTTAAGTCGTGGGAACGTGAGTTAATATATAAATCTGACAGCCTTGAAAAATCTACAGAAACGAATAATGGAAAGAATCATGAAAGAATGGAGGATACGAATAACGACTTGTACTTTAACGACGATGATAATGAAAGTGAAGGCATCAGCGCGGATCAAGCAGAATACAATAGCGGCGGTAAAATCGATGAAAACGACGAAGAGAATGATAATAGCAATAATGCTGCAAGTGGTAGCGGTAGCGGTGATTATGAATGGGACGACGAAGACGGTAATGGGAGCGGTGACTATGAACGGGATGACGATGATAGTAGTGGAAATGGGAGCGGCGATTACAGGGATGATGATAACGAAAATAGAGATGACGACGATAGCGATAATTATGACGAAACTAGTAAAAAGGATATGGAagtagaaaataagagaaaaatgtaCGCAGAGTATATACTAAACGTTAGCATAGCGCTTTCTGAAGCAAGAGGCGTTTCAATACCAAGGGAAAGGCTCCTGGAAGATATTGGCGACTtgcttaaatttcaaataagactTCTAACG TACATACAGAAATATAAGAAAGCGCTGACCGCTGAACTTAAAGCACTCCAAAACAGATATGACGCTTTGAAGGCTCGGACGGAAAACGGGAAA ATTAACtggataacaaaaataaaagatgtGTTTGCTACTGGAGGTATGGAAATTCCTGACGATTATGTGTTAACTTCAGCCGATGGTTACATCAAAGCgttaacaaaattattagatAGAACTCCAAGTAGAATAATTG tGAATTACATACATTGGAATTTTCTTAGTAAAGTGATACACGCAACTACGAAAAAAATGAGAGAATTATACTATAATTGGGATGGTAAAGTACCTACAAGGAG AACAAACTACTGTGTCGAGGAAATGGACGCGGTAAACATTTTGGGATACGAATATGTGAAACGATATTTACCAGAAGATGTTCTACAAgcg GCTTCAGATACCGTAAACGACATCCAAAGAGAAGTTGAATATCGAGTCAAAAATTCAACTTGGATGGACATTCAAGTCGGAGATATTATTttggataaattaatatacgCGAAGAAACAGATCGAGTATCCGAAatcatatcgaaatattactatcATGAAAGAACACTTCAGAGGT CTTAGCGCCAGCAAGTCGCATTTCGAAAATATGTTAAGCGTTATGAGATATAAGAAACGGAGAAATCTAAAAACTTTATTCTCAGAGAAGGATGCTTCCGGAGCATTTGAAGA ACGTACAAGCGGCAACTTTAATCCTTTGCTAGTAAACACCATGTTCTCACCATGGCAAAATAGCATTC AAAGAACAACAGCAAATTTTCAACACCTCCTCTTTGATTTTAGACAACCATG GTACACAAGCTATGGTATTATCGGACTAGTCATGAGTCATCAAATAAATCATGGTTTTAGTATTATAG ATCGTATGTTTGACAAAGATGATGATATCGCGGTCTGGCCACATAAAATGAAAGAAGCGTACCGCAAAAGAGCGCAATGCTTCAAAGATCAATTTACGAGATATGGTGTTTTGGAGAAGAAAGTAGGAGATTCTACACCACAG aattatggTCTGCAAACATCAGATGAAAATATTGCAGACACAATGGCCTTAAACTCTGCATTTAAAGCTTATAAACGAAGACTACGAGAATGTGGAAAATCAGACGTTATGCTACCAGGATTAGAGCACATGAGTAACGAGCAACTATTCTTCTTGTCCTTTGCTAAT TTGTGGTGTGAAGTGATAAAACCGGACAAGTTAAAAGAGGAAATAAGAGACGATCTACACCGTCCCGGTTTGTTAAAAGTAATTGCTTCGATGTCTAATTCTAAAGATTTCGCTGAAGCTTATAATTGCCCATTAAATAGCCCTATGAACCCAACGGAGAAATGTAGTATATGGGAATAA
- the LOC100650573 gene encoding uncharacterized protein LOC100650573 isoform X2, which produces MKFTWIIVFLAAIAADVNSILNKSFGLRWLLSVSTEESKIKEERPLCLTQQCKYLANSLRESMNQSVNPCEDFYEYSCGNWPKHNPLPVDENRWNFLIKAERKVDDRLKEIMEEEAKADDLRATKFAKMAFKACLDTDEIERIGLQPLVSTMWRTGGWPLIMEKDEWDQEIYKWQIVDDYYARLTGLNSFHDVQVPMRYLIYNKRSRLSVDTPRLSAKVDRLLDFDEIYVASSEEDDREEGSQEQGSEEWPRSKEDDEFKTLEKKIVKKNINNRTFRGERINEKIETMKKHVIEIQLKEGTKGAIMHAGVGNKRRYVERIVKSWERELIYKSDSLEKSTETNNGKNHERMEDTNNDLYFNDDDNESEGISADQAEYNSGGKIDENDEENDNSNNAASGSGSGDYEWDDEDGNGSGDYERDDDDSSGNGSGDYRDDDNENRDDDDSDNYDETSKKDMEVENKRKMYAEYILNVSIALSEARGVSIPRERLLEDIGDLLKFQIRLLTYIQKYKKALTAELKALQNRYDALKARTENGKINWITKIKDVFATGGMEIPDDYVLTSADGYIKALTKLLDRTPSRIIVNYIHWNFLSKVIHATTKKMRELYYNWDGKVPTRRTNYCVEEMDAVNILGYEYVKRYLPEDVLQAASDTVNDIQREVEYRVKNSTWMDIQVGDIILDKLIYAKKQIEYPKSYRNITIMKEHFRGLSASKSHFENMLSVMRYKKRRNLKTLFSEKDASGAFEERTSGNFNPLLVNTMFSPWQNSIQRTTANFQHLLFDFRQP; this is translated from the exons ATGAAATTCACATGGATTAT cGTATTTTTGGCTGCCATTGCGGCCGATGTCAATAGCATCTTGAATAAATCCTTTGGTTTACGCTGGTTATTAAGTGTAAGTACAGAAGAAtcaaaaataaaggaagaacgACCGCTTTGCCTCACCCAACAATGCAAGTACCTTG CGAATTCATTACGAGAGAGTATGAACCAAAGCGTGAATCCATGCGAAGATTTCTACGAGTATTCGTGTGGCAATTGGCCAAAACATAATCCACTTCCTGTTGACGAAAACCGATGGAATTTCTTAATTAAGGCAGAAAGAAAGGTTGATGACCGTCTTAAAG AAATTATGGAGGAAGAAGCGAAAGCTGATGATCTGCGCGCAACAAAATTCGCTAAAATGGCGTTTAAAGCTTGCTTGGACACAG ACGAGATAGAAAGAATTGGTCTCCAGCCACTTGTATCTACAATGTGGAGGACAGGTGGCTGGCCATTAATAATGGAGAAAGATGAATGGGATCAGGAAATATATAAATGGCAAATTGTGGACGATTACTATGCTCGTTTGACAGGATTAAATAGTTTCCATGATGTACAGGTTCCCATGAGGTACTTGATCTATAATAAAAGATCAAGGCTGTCT GTCGATACTCCTCGATTATCGGCAAAAGTGGACAGACTTCTAGATTTCGATGAAATCTACGTGGCTAGCAGCGAAGAAGACGACCGCGAAGAAGGAAGTCAAGAACAAGGTAGCGAAGAATGGCCACGCTCTAAAGAAGACGATGAATTTAAAACCCTAGAAAAgaaaatcgttaaaaaaaatattaataatcgtaCGTTTCGGGGcgaaagaataaatgaaaagatcGAGACGATGAAGAAACATGTCATCGAGATACAGTTGAAAGAAGGAACGAAAGGGGCCATAATGCACGCAGGAGTTGGTAACAAGAGACGATACGTGGAAAGAATTGTTAAGTCGTGGGAACGTGAGTTAATATATAAATCTGACAGCCTTGAAAAATCTACAGAAACGAATAATGGAAAGAATCATGAAAGAATGGAGGATACGAATAACGACTTGTACTTTAACGACGATGATAATGAAAGTGAAGGCATCAGCGCGGATCAAGCAGAATACAATAGCGGCGGTAAAATCGATGAAAACGACGAAGAGAATGATAATAGCAATAATGCTGCAAGTGGTAGCGGTAGCGGTGATTATGAATGGGACGACGAAGACGGTAATGGGAGCGGTGACTATGAACGGGATGACGATGATAGTAGTGGAAATGGGAGCGGCGATTACAGGGATGATGATAACGAAAATAGAGATGACGACGATAGCGATAATTATGACGAAACTAGTAAAAAGGATATGGAagtagaaaataagagaaaaatgtaCGCAGAGTATATACTAAACGTTAGCATAGCGCTTTCTGAAGCAAGAGGCGTTTCAATACCAAGGGAAAGGCTCCTGGAAGATATTGGCGACTtgcttaaatttcaaataagactTCTAACG TACATACAGAAATATAAGAAAGCGCTGACCGCTGAACTTAAAGCACTCCAAAACAGATATGACGCTTTGAAGGCTCGGACGGAAAACGGGAAA ATTAACtggataacaaaaataaaagatgtGTTTGCTACTGGAGGTATGGAAATTCCTGACGATTATGTGTTAACTTCAGCCGATGGTTACATCAAAGCgttaacaaaattattagatAGAACTCCAAGTAGAATAATTG tGAATTACATACATTGGAATTTTCTTAGTAAAGTGATACACGCAACTACGAAAAAAATGAGAGAATTATACTATAATTGGGATGGTAAAGTACCTACAAGGAG AACAAACTACTGTGTCGAGGAAATGGACGCGGTAAACATTTTGGGATACGAATATGTGAAACGATATTTACCAGAAGATGTTCTACAAgcg GCTTCAGATACCGTAAACGACATCCAAAGAGAAGTTGAATATCGAGTCAAAAATTCAACTTGGATGGACATTCAAGTCGGAGATATTATTttggataaattaatatacgCGAAGAAACAGATCGAGTATCCGAAatcatatcgaaatattactatcATGAAAGAACACTTCAGAGGT CTTAGCGCCAGCAAGTCGCATTTCGAAAATATGTTAAGCGTTATGAGATATAAGAAACGGAGAAATCTAAAAACTTTATTCTCAGAGAAGGATGCTTCCGGAGCATTTGAAGA ACGTACAAGCGGCAACTTTAATCCTTTGCTAGTAAACACCATGTTCTCACCATGGCAAAATAGCATTC AAAGAACAACAGCAAATTTTCAACACCTCCTCTTTGATTTTAGACAACCATG A